Proteins encoded together in one Quercus lobata isolate SW786 chromosome 3, ValleyOak3.0 Primary Assembly, whole genome shotgun sequence window:
- the LOC115980580 gene encoding uncharacterized protein LOC115980580, with translation MHINFQPVVGSMILVKKRMMIEVYTIPQSWRELWQEWELRGMILLSVTIQIVLVILGNRRKYIAGIWIRFIVWSAYLLGDTIAAMAAGMLSRNIKETYKGGLLDAKYELTAFWAPLMLLHLGGTDAITAYSLEDNELWKRHLFGVATQAMATFYILFMDWTGSRMSYLFIVMFSVGLVKYCERVWVLYSASEKKFRDSIPDITTDEIKIMEECKLKELEGYHKVLEVQVLEVHERDFSTDISSIISSAPHAKELLIACSLLEMVKRLFADLILGVQERDVSRAIFDNNDMNKEKAFEVIEIELKLIFDLLYTKAKAVYTFWGIARRIIGILLTLIVFVVILLDEMVISKKKHHNYSKIDFTITLVLLAVAVLVDLWAIVELPFADQTILWLIKNKKTTLLKAINSILQLGWLKKQSKTYRWSNSIGQISLLRFALQKPLPCLPILKLLCVDEILEIYQNETREGILEANLKGLIFVECRHWLKLRGNEITPEEFHGLRGGRTLKNFGRNDIDWSVKLEMDLSILVWHLATDICCHEDGDTRPAYHKMCTSLSRYMLYLLVKHPYMLPIGSAHIKFRDIYLGLREFMEEQLSKPVKQEETLDMLKNMTAKDLLTVNDGDKSTLVIFYACKLKSALNTNENETWEIIKKVWLEMMCHVASYCSRKYHAQQLRRGGEFVTHVWLLMAHFGLTDQFQTRRNPTIGEVVLR, from the coding sequence ATGCATATAAATTTTCAACCAGTTGTTGGCAGTATGATCTTAGTGAAGAAAAGGATGATGATTGAGGTGTACACGATTCCTCAAAGTTGGAGGGAACTTTGGCAGGAATGGGAGCTACGAGGAATGATCCTACTTAGCGTCACTATCCAAATAGTACTTGTCATTCTGGGCAATCGCAGAAAGTATATTGCTGGAATCTGGATAAGATTTATTGTTTGGTCAGCCTACTTACTTGGTGACACCATAGCTGCAATGGCGGCTGGCATGCTctcaagaaatataaaagaaacctACAAGGGTGGTCTTCTTGATGCAAAGTATGAACTAACAGCATTTTGGGCACCCCTTATGCTGTTGCACTTAGGTGGTACCGATGCCATTACTGCTTACTCCTTGGAAGACAATGAGTTATGGAAAAGGCACTTGTTTGGAGTAGCCACTCAAGCAATGGCGACGTTTTACATCTTGTTTATGGACTGGACAGGCTCTCGTATGTCCTACCTCTTTATTGTGATGTTCTCTGTTGGGCTTGTCAAGTATTGTGAAAGAGTGTGGGTTTTATACTCGgccagtgaaaaaaaatttagagactCCATTCCGGATATCACCACTGATGAAATCAAAATAATGGAGGAATGCAAACTGAAGGAGCTAGAGGGATACCATAAGGTACTTGAGGTTCAAGTGCTCGAGGTTCATGAACGGGATTTTTCAACCGATATTTCATCAATTATATCATCCGCTCCTCACGCAAAAGAATTACTCATTGCTTGTAGTTTACTTGAGATGGTTAAGCGTCTCTTTGCAGATCTCATACTTGGCGTACAGGAACGGGATGTAAGCAGGGCAATCTTCGACAACAATGATATGAATAAGGAAAAGGCTTTTGAGGTAATTGAGATTGAACTCAAGCTTATATTCGATTTGCTTTACACCAAGGCAAAGGCAGTCTACACATTTTGGGGCATTGCTCGACGAATCATTGGAATCCTTCTCACCTTGATTGTATTCGTGGTTATTTTGTTGGATGAGATGGTgatatcaaagaaaaaacaccACAACTACTCCAAGATTGATTTTACCATAACTTTGGTTTTGTTGGCAGTCGCTGTTCTTGTGGATTTATGGGCAATTGTGGAACTACCTTTTGCCGACCAAACCATTCTTTGGTTAATTAAGAACAAGAAAACCACCCTTCTAAAAGCCATCAACAGTATTTTACAACTTGGTTGGCTCAAAAAACAATCCAAAACATACAGGTGGTCTAATTCCATTGGTCAAATCAGTCTGCTAAGATTTGCCTTACAAAAGCCCCTGCCCTGCCTTCCAATCCTGAAGCTATTATGCGTTGATGAAATACTAGAGATATACCAAAATGAGACTCGTGAAGGAATCTTGGAAGCCAATTTAAAAGGTCTAATTTTCGTTGAGTGCAGACATTGGCTAAAACTTAGAGGCAATGAAATAACTCCTGAAGAATTTCATGGCTTAAGGGGAGGTCGCACGCTCAAAAATTTTGGTCGAAATGATATTGATTGGAGTGTGAAGTTGGAGATGGACCTAAGCATCCTTGTCTGGCACCTTGCTACTGATATTTGTTGTCATGAAGATGGAGACACAAGGCCGGCGTATCATAAAATGTGCACGTCCCTGTCAAGATATATGCTTTATCTTCTAGTCAAGCATCCTTATATGTTACCGATTGGGTCAGCACATATCAAGTTTCGGGACATTTATCTGGGACTTAGGGAATTCATGGAAGAACAGCTTTCCAAGCCAGTTAAGCAAGAGGAAACTTTGGATATGTTAAAAAATATGACAGCCAAGGACTTGCTTACTGTCAACGATGGGGACAAAAGTACTTTGGTGATATTCTATGCGTGTAAGCTTAAGTCTGCATTAAATACAAATGAAAATGAGACATGGGAAATAATTAAGAAAGTTTGGCTGGAAATGATGTGCCATGTTGCTAGCTATTGTAGCAGAAAATACCATGCTCAGCAGCTGAGACGAGGTGGGGAATTTGTCACACATGTTTGGCTTCTTATGGCACATTTTGGCTTAACGGATCAATTCCAGACACGACGTAATCCTACAATAGGTGAGGTGGTCCTACGGTAG